A stretch of Mucilaginibacter terrae DNA encodes these proteins:
- a CDS encoding outer membrane beta-barrel protein, protein MKFLVLWMMAGCWCSLALGQRITGRIVDDKIQPVAFANVTLMNVKDSVSKSALTNADGQYAFTKPAPGNYKIMVSTVGFKQGSSAIISFQNKDITVPDLQLKADLKQLSDVVVTGRKPFLEQRADKLVVNVQGSILTAGATAAEVLRRVPGLRVLNDRVTMTGKSKLVIMVDGRLSQYQDMNALLRATPASSIDRIEVVSNPSAKFDAEGDAVINIIMKRKQAAGTSGTLGMDAGLNPYRLNEVAKGDKLYQRYNPSVSINHQSGKFNVFGNYSYLYRTQFEVNIIKRYNNNSFYDQRNYNPSNYGIHTYQAGADYKADSLNTIGIVVNGFNRNGSGNYQNGSIQTNQTNGSFIDAFASQNKQGNVNNNLALNLNWRHAFMKPGQSLSVDADAAHYLLKNTSNIRVYPFSGNVIHNYQRINNPVNFETLKADYVQPLSKNTKLETGAKTSFAKIDNNLLFEQNGVNDAGRTNRFIYRENINAAYANLYITYGKWDLQAGLRAEQTVANGTSNSKKVLQRNYVQFFPSLLLTRRLDSVFAITGQYSKRIGRPSYQQQNPFEVYLDPLTYTKGNPLLTPQTTHSGKLSLTYTGLPVLALSYDQISNIIVEYAPQQKTVIDANGVPRLVSFSVADNRAEAQNFSAQLNFPIKVGNVVDGYGGVITTLQRYAAIYQGGVFEAEKWSHVFFAQADIKMSSTWAAQFSAYYATPSQYEFIKAGRNSSVDAGIAKKILGNRAKISLSVSDMFFGDRTLGRIKYQDIDLHLKQYNDTRNIILAFTYNLGSKAIKPAEARTAGADEENKRVKTN, encoded by the coding sequence ATGAAGTTCTTAGTGTTGTGGATGATGGCCGGTTGCTGGTGCAGCCTGGCCCTGGGACAGCGTATAACCGGACGTATAGTTGATGACAAAATTCAACCTGTAGCGTTTGCTAATGTTACGCTCATGAATGTAAAAGACTCGGTTAGTAAATCGGCCTTAACCAATGCCGATGGGCAATATGCCTTCACCAAACCCGCTCCGGGTAATTACAAAATAATGGTAAGTACTGTTGGTTTTAAACAGGGTTCATCGGCCATTATTAGCTTTCAAAACAAAGATATTACCGTACCCGATTTACAGTTAAAGGCCGACTTGAAGCAACTTAGCGATGTGGTGGTAACCGGGCGTAAACCCTTTTTAGAGCAACGTGCCGATAAACTGGTGGTAAATGTGCAAGGCAGCATATTGACTGCGGGCGCTACCGCTGCCGAAGTATTGCGCCGCGTGCCCGGTCTGCGCGTGCTTAATGACAGGGTAACTATGACCGGCAAAAGCAAACTGGTTATTATGGTTGATGGCCGCCTGTCGCAGTACCAGGACATGAACGCGCTACTGCGCGCTACCCCGGCCAGCAGTATCGACCGTATTGAGGTTGTCAGCAACCCATCGGCTAAGTTTGATGCCGAAGGGGATGCCGTGATTAACATCATTATGAAGCGTAAGCAGGCTGCCGGTACCAGTGGCACATTGGGCATGGACGCCGGATTAAACCCATACCGGTTAAACGAAGTTGCTAAGGGAGATAAACTCTATCAGCGTTATAACCCTTCGGTTTCTATAAACCACCAAAGCGGTAAGTTTAATGTGTTTGGCAATTATAGCTACCTGTACCGTACTCAATTCGAGGTAAACATCATCAAGCGCTACAATAATAACAGCTTTTACGACCAGCGTAATTATAACCCGTCAAACTACGGCATACACACCTACCAGGCCGGTGCCGATTATAAGGCCGATAGCCTGAACACCATAGGCATTGTAGTAAACGGTTTTAACCGCAATGGTTCGGGCAATTACCAAAATGGTTCCATACAAACTAATCAAACTAACGGAAGCTTTATTGATGCTTTTGCCAGCCAAAACAAACAAGGAAACGTAAATAATAATTTGGCCCTGAATTTAAACTGGCGACACGCATTTATGAAGCCGGGCCAAAGCCTTTCGGTAGATGCCGATGCTGCGCATTACCTATTAAAAAACACCAGCAATATTCGCGTTTACCCTTTCAGTGGTAATGTTATACACAACTACCAGCGCATAAACAACCCGGTAAACTTTGAAACCCTAAAGGCCGATTACGTGCAGCCTTTAAGTAAAAACACCAAGTTGGAAACCGGCGCTAAAACCAGTTTTGCCAAAATAGATAACAACCTGTTGTTTGAGCAAAATGGTGTGAATGACGCAGGCCGTACCAACCGTTTTATTTACAGAGAGAACATAAACGCAGCTTACGCCAACTTATATATCACCTACGGTAAGTGGGACTTGCAGGCCGGTTTACGTGCCGAGCAAACCGTAGCCAACGGTACATCCAACAGTAAAAAGGTGCTGCAACGTAATTATGTGCAGTTTTTCCCCAGCTTATTACTTACGCGCAGGCTCGATAGTGTATTTGCCATTACGGGCCAGTACAGCAAGCGCATTGGCCGGCCAAGCTACCAGCAGCAAAACCCCTTTGAGGTTTATTTAGATCCGCTTACGTATACTAAGGGCAACCCGTTGTTAACGCCGCAAACCACGCATTCGGGCAAGTTGAGTTTAACCTATACCGGGTTGCCGGTGCTGGCCTTATCGTACGACCAAATCAGCAATATTATAGTGGAGTATGCTCCACAGCAAAAAACAGTTATTGACGCCAATGGCGTGCCCCGCCTGGTAAGCTTTAGCGTGGCCGATAACCGGGCCGAGGCGCAAAACTTTTCGGCGCAGCTTAATTTCCCTATTAAGGTGGGCAACGTAGTTGATGGTTATGGTGGGGTAATTACCACGCTTCAACGCTATGCCGCCATATACCAGGGCGGTGTTTTTGAGGCCGAAAAATGGAGCCACGTGTTTTTTGCCCAGGCCGATATTAAAATGAGTAGTACCTGGGCTGCACAATTTAGCGCTTACTACGCCACGCCCAGCCAGTATGAGTTTATAAAGGCCGGCCGAAACAGCAGTGTGGACGCCGGTATAGCTAAAAAGATATTGGGCAACCGGGCAAAAATAAGTTTGAGCGTATCTGATATGTTTTTTGGCGACCGTACCCTCGGGCGAATTAAATACCAGGATATTGATTTGCACTTAAAGCAGTATAATGATACCCGGAATATTATTTTAGCGTTTACATATAACCTTGGCAGCAAAGCCATAAAACCTGCCGAAGCCCGTACAGCCGGCGCCGATGAGGAAAATAAACGTGTTAAAACCAATTAA
- a CDS encoding ATPase, T2SS/T4P/T4SS family, with the protein MHPLPPAHIARRLSTYYLRAQTDLTITQVNGESDAINYLQMLIAEARNLNSSDIHIESYESKCRVRFRIDGMMIERYLLKQEDYPEFINIIKIQANLDIAEKRLPQQGHSLLPINVFNSSSS; encoded by the coding sequence TTGCATCCCCTCCCTCCTGCTCACATCGCCAGGCGGCTTTCCACATATTACCTGCGTGCACAAACCGATTTAACCATTACACAGGTAAATGGAGAATCGGATGCCATAAACTACCTGCAAATGCTGATAGCAGAGGCGCGGAATTTGAACAGTAGTGATATTCATATCGAATCTTACGAATCTAAATGCCGGGTACGCTTTCGTATCGATGGGATGATGATTGAACGTTATTTGCTTAAACAGGAAGATTACCCCGAGTTTATCAATATCATCAAAATACAAGCTAATCTGGATATTGCCGAAAAACGTTTACCCCAGCAAGGGCATTCTTTATTGCCAATAAATGTTTTTAATTCGTCCTCCTCATAA
- a CDS encoding IS1/IS1595 family N-terminal zinc-binding domain-containing protein, with protein MNSCIKCVGAIRCRRCNGVSIKHGKIRGRQRYRCKACKITFLHMYRYKHGRHIAAKT; from the coding sequence ATGAATAGCTGTATCAAATGTGTTGGTGCCATCAGATGTAGGAGATGCAATGGAGTTAGCATCAAGCATGGAAAGATTAGAGGCCGACAACGTTACCGATGCAAAGCATGTAAAATAACTTTCCTGCATATGTATCGTTATAAGCATGGTCGCCATATTGCAGCCAAAACATAG
- a CDS encoding glycosyltransferase family 117 protein, whose translation MLYNKINNLLGWLCFGTAAITYTLTLEPSVSFWDCGEFISCAYRLQVSHQPGYPLFAMIGKAFSLLSMGDNTKVPYFTNMASALASAATVMFLFWTITALAKKLMVKRGGNPTPHNQKLIMAAGLVGALAFTFSDTFWYSAVETIVFAQAALCVSVVFWAILKMGSTCR comes from the coding sequence ATGCTTTACAACAAAATTAATAACCTGTTAGGCTGGTTATGCTTTGGCACTGCGGCCATAACCTACACGCTCACCCTTGAGCCATCAGTTAGTTTTTGGGACTGCGGCGAATTTATCTCGTGTGCCTATCGCCTTCAGGTGTCTCATCAGCCCGGATACCCGTTATTTGCCATGATCGGCAAGGCATTCTCTCTCTTGTCAATGGGCGACAATACTAAAGTACCCTACTTCACTAACATGGCTTCGGCACTGGCCAGTGCAGCTACTGTAATGTTCCTGTTTTGGACTATTACTGCACTTGCTAAAAAGCTGATGGTAAAACGCGGCGGTAACCCTACACCACACAATCAAAAGCTTATTATGGCTGCCGGTTTAGTGGGCGCACTTGCTTTCACATTCAGCGATACGTTTTGGTATTCGGCGGTAGAAACAATTGTGTTTGCCCAAGCCGCACTTTGTGTTTCGGTGGTGTTTTGGGCCATATTAAAAATGGGAAGCACGTGCCGATGA
- a CDS encoding protein O-mannosyl-transferase family — MMGLSIGIHLLNLLTIPALTMVYYFRRSKLISTKRTTITVFIGIALLAFVQFGIIQYTVKLAAYFDLLFVNTLKMGFGSGVLVFLLLLIGFLVTGIIYSIRKNKPALNLAFLCITFIYLGYGSFAMIPIRAHAGTNLNNSHPDNAFKLQSYLNREQYIAPPLVYGPYFDAQAIDQKEGATIYRKGKTQYEVVGKQQKLIYDRNTILPRIYSQTDNNPQFYKQWLQLGNEQSPTFKDNLNFLFSWQVYQMYFRYFLWNFVGRYNDQDGQTSTVDVDGNWTSGWFDGSKHLPPFVIKSNTYTPLYALPLIIGLVGMVWHFKRNKQDASVIALLYFFMGLAIVLYVNQPSIQPRERDYSYVGSFYAFAIWIGLGTIGFAQLLQKKVNAKYAMMVATSVCLLAGPVLMAVQEWGAHNRSTKMTPHDMASNYLNSCAPNAILFTYGDNDTYSLWYAQEVENIRPDVRIVNLSLFGTDWYIRHMKKRMNRSAPLPITMNDDLYKDGVRDYLYYQDAKIPDSVELKDIFEFITSDAPDAKLEYNNGTSSNYLPTKNFKMAVNPAQVIKSGTLPAAQQSRITQNMKWKYPSDHVTKEHMALMDILVHNNWKRPIYFTNSAPDEAIIGLRPYLYNEGFAYRLLPLKQDTANQGDKTNTLVMYNNVMKKFKWGNMKNATYLDQQSTALFYPFITTTFMNMSQNLINEGHLALAKQALNKYDQVMPDIYPYIDVAARKFYIADTACHLQDFKLANKMLNSINNYVKEQLDYNYHQLQKDADTVNLRDVQLSMSLLNEMALLGDKYKQLVVNNRVKKQLADYQEKFSPLMRP, encoded by the coding sequence ATAATGGGCTTATCAATTGGCATTCATCTGCTTAATTTGCTAACCATACCGGCTTTAACTATGGTATACTACTTCCGTAGAAGCAAGCTCATTAGCACAAAACGCACCACTATAACTGTTTTTATTGGCATTGCTTTACTTGCCTTCGTCCAATTTGGCATTATACAATACACCGTTAAACTTGCGGCCTATTTCGACCTGCTATTTGTAAACACTTTAAAAATGGGTTTTGGCAGCGGTGTATTGGTGTTTCTTTTATTATTGATAGGTTTTTTAGTCACAGGCATCATATACAGCATCCGCAAAAACAAACCTGCGCTTAACCTTGCATTTTTATGTATTACGTTTATTTACTTAGGCTATGGCTCGTTTGCTATGATACCTATAAGGGCACACGCAGGTACAAATTTAAATAACAGCCACCCTGATAATGCCTTTAAACTCCAAAGCTACTTAAACCGCGAACAATACATCGCCCCACCATTGGTTTACGGTCCATATTTTGATGCGCAGGCCATCGATCAAAAAGAAGGCGCTACCATTTATCGCAAAGGCAAAACCCAATATGAGGTGGTGGGCAAACAACAAAAACTAATTTACGACCGCAACACTATATTACCCCGAATTTATAGTCAAACAGATAACAACCCGCAGTTTTACAAGCAATGGCTGCAACTGGGCAATGAGCAATCGCCTACGTTTAAAGACAACTTAAACTTCTTGTTCAGCTGGCAGGTTTATCAAATGTATTTCCGTTACTTTTTATGGAATTTTGTCGGGCGATACAATGACCAGGATGGTCAAACCAGTACGGTTGATGTTGACGGGAACTGGACTTCGGGGTGGTTTGATGGGAGTAAACATTTACCGCCCTTTGTCATCAAAAGCAATACTTATACCCCCTTATATGCATTGCCGCTAATTATTGGCCTGGTGGGCATGGTTTGGCATTTTAAGCGCAATAAGCAAGATGCATCGGTAATTGCACTGCTTTATTTTTTTATGGGTTTAGCTATTGTGCTGTATGTAAACCAGCCCAGTATACAGCCACGTGAGCGCGATTACAGCTACGTGGGATCTTTTTATGCCTTTGCTATTTGGATTGGCTTGGGAACAATTGGCTTTGCCCAACTCCTGCAAAAAAAGGTAAATGCTAAATATGCCATGATGGTGGCTACATCGGTTTGTTTACTTGCAGGTCCGGTATTAATGGCAGTACAGGAGTGGGGAGCACACAACCGGTCAACTAAAATGACACCGCACGACATGGCCAGCAACTATTTAAACTCATGCGCACCCAACGCTATATTGTTTACTTACGGTGATAATGATACCTACTCGTTATGGTACGCCCAGGAAGTGGAGAACATACGCCCTGATGTGCGTATTGTAAACCTGAGCCTGTTTGGTACCGATTGGTACATACGCCACATGAAAAAACGTATGAACCGATCGGCACCGTTACCCATTACCATGAATGATGATTTGTACAAAGATGGCGTTCGTGACTATTTGTATTATCAGGACGCTAAAATCCCTGATTCGGTAGAATTAAAGGACATTTTTGAATTTATTACGTCCGATGCACCTGATGCAAAACTGGAGTATAACAATGGCACAAGCAGCAATTACCTGCCAACCAAAAACTTTAAAATGGCTGTAAACCCCGCCCAGGTCATAAAATCTGGCACTTTACCGGCGGCACAGCAAAGCCGTATTACACAAAACATGAAGTGGAAATATCCTTCAGACCACGTTACCAAAGAGCATATGGCTTTGATGGATATTCTTGTTCACAATAATTGGAAACGCCCAATCTATTTCACCAATTCAGCACCTGATGAAGCCATAATCGGCCTACGCCCATATCTTTATAATGAAGGATTTGCCTACCGCCTGTTACCATTAAAACAAGATACAGCTAACCAGGGCGATAAAACCAACACACTGGTGATGTATAACAACGTCATGAAAAAGTTTAAATGGGGAAATATGAAAAATGCTACCTATCTCGACCAGCAAAGCACCGCCCTGTTTTACCCGTTCATTACTACCACCTTTATGAACATGAGCCAAAACCTGATTAACGAAGGTCACCTGGCATTGGCTAAGCAGGCACTGAACAAATACGACCAGGTAATGCCCGATATTTACCCTTACATTGACGTAGCAGCCCGCAAATTTTACATAGCCGATACCGCCTGCCATTTGCAGGATTTTAAACTGGCTAACAAAATGCTCAACAGTATTAACAATTATGTAAAAGAGCAGTTGGATTACAATTACCATCAACTGCAAAAAGATGCCGATACCGTAAATCTACGCGATGTACAGCTAAGTATGTCGTTACTAAACGAGATGGCACTTTTGGGAGATAAGTATAAGCAGTTAGTCGTTAACAATCGTGTAAAAAAACAGCTTGCCGATTATCAGGAAAAATTCTCGCCGTTAATGCGGCCATAG
- a CDS encoding sensor histidine kinase — translation MNSLIKIKLFLRLKIWRWLVGTDPRFDLNNRVFHSICLIVICALGYNIPFNYLIGLKHIAILSAVSFVLFIIIYYLSRVKQLNSLALILFCIGGNALFISNFFLNSGIDGPTDLFFILTMVVMIAVIPIRYYWLLITFHFTIILTLHSVQFMNPNLVPYSYASVDNRYIDMTSAYVIVIILILCNFYFIRHNYETERKSAEQKAAMMKLLNEEKNKLFSIISHDLRAPLTNVQNYLELMNEIDLSQAEQTDIKDKLLSSTRNTLDLLNNVLSWSKSQMEGLKFKTTTLSVHELLLPQLLLFTNIAQNKKIKIEISIDHDLKIVGNGDMLQLIMRNLINNAIKFTAPGGRIIVSARQEGNYGLMLVKDTGTGKPIKLSNNIFYLNSESTKGTANEKGVGLGLVLCKEFTEVQNGQIWFECDSVSGTTFFVELPQFHKHVVAMNQ, via the coding sequence TTGAACTCCCTAATTAAAATCAAGCTGTTCTTACGGCTAAAAATCTGGCGCTGGCTGGTTGGCACCGATCCTCGGTTTGACCTTAATAACCGTGTGTTTCATTCTATTTGCCTTATTGTAATTTGCGCTTTAGGTTATAATATCCCTTTTAATTACCTGATAGGCTTAAAGCACATCGCTATACTTAGTGCGGTAAGCTTTGTGTTGTTTATCATTATATACTACTTATCAAGAGTTAAACAACTAAACTCGCTTGCATTAATTTTATTTTGCATTGGCGGTAACGCCCTGTTCATTTCAAATTTCTTCCTGAATTCAGGTATTGACGGGCCAACTGACTTGTTCTTTATTTTAACAATGGTTGTAATGATAGCAGTAATACCAATCAGGTATTACTGGCTTCTTATTACGTTCCACTTTACCATTATTCTCACGCTGCACTCGGTACAATTCATGAACCCAAACCTGGTGCCGTACTCCTATGCCAGTGTAGATAACCGCTACATTGACATGACCTCTGCTTATGTTATTGTAATTATATTAATACTCTGTAATTTTTACTTTATCAGGCATAATTACGAAACCGAACGTAAATCGGCCGAGCAAAAGGCGGCTATGATGAAACTTTTGAATGAAGAGAAAAACAAGCTTTTTTCCATCATATCACATGATTTACGCGCTCCATTAACCAACGTGCAAAACTACCTTGAGCTGATGAACGAGATAGACCTCTCGCAAGCTGAACAAACAGATATTAAAGATAAACTCCTGAGCTCCACGCGTAATACGCTCGACCTGCTCAATAATGTGCTGTCGTGGTCTAAATCACAAATGGAAGGCCTTAAATTTAAGACCACCACATTATCAGTACACGAATTATTGTTACCCCAGCTACTGCTATTTACCAATATTGCCCAAAATAAAAAAATCAAAATCGAAATATCTATCGATCATGATTTAAAGATAGTGGGCAACGGCGATATGTTACAGCTCATTATGCGTAATTTGATCAACAACGCTATCAAATTTACCGCCCCAGGGGGCCGCATTATTGTAAGCGCCAGGCAAGAGGGTAATTATGGCCTGATGCTGGTTAAAGATACCGGCACGGGCAAACCCATTAAGCTCTCTAACAACATATTTTACTTAAATAGCGAATCGACAAAGGGTACAGCGAACGAAAAAGGTGTTGGACTTGGCTTGGTGCTATGCAAAGAGTTTACCGAGGTACAAAACGGCCAAATATGGTTTGAGTGTGATTCGGTTAGTGGAACCACCTTTTTTGTAGAACTGCCGCAGTTTCATAAACATGTGGTGGCCATGAATCAGTAA
- a CDS encoding OmpA family protein, translated as MKKQLSTLATIIIMIAVAHTARAQYVHKLADEQYALYNYSKAAELYLQAYKKKATLYTAERLANSYRMMRDYKEAEKWYATVIGMQGSKPANLYTYAEVLKNNLKYAEAKEQYTKYYSITPNTDLKQLNYWMSSCDSAIKWMKKPVDVDIRNLSTVNTQESDWGAVKYNNNLVFTSDRTEKVKEIESKKKRPLIWFDTNTNLDKRIYGWTGNKYLNLYEQLAANGSTDAVKPFTFIAGTDYHIGAASFTADGTEMYFTLTRLFKEKKDTAKIKTINLGVYSSHLDPATKQWTKPVAFIYNKEDEYSIGDPFIMPDGKTLYFVSNMPGGLGGTDIYYSTRDAGVWGQPINVKSVNTAANERTPFIDAAGNMYLSTDGDKGMGGVDVFKALRKTDGFDTKLNLGYPVNSAQDDFAYVLNDANTGYFSSNRTGGVGSDDIYSFAYTIPVAYRLEGIAYDKNTRKPLNNTLVTLISIKGATVNVQTSSNGEYGFTIFANADYQLKGEKKGYLTDNLKQFSTAGLSPNEVMKKNLYLDKIELQKPIRLENIYYDLDKWYIREDAEVELNKLIKIMKDNPTLVIQLSSHTDSRADDDYNMDLSRKRANAAVEYIVTVGDIDEDRLVARGYGETRLLNKCSNGVECSEAAHQLNRRTEFVILKY; from the coding sequence ATGAAAAAACAACTATCTACTTTAGCTACCATCATTATAATGATCGCTGTTGCCCACACGGCCCGGGCACAGTATGTACATAAACTGGCCGACGAGCAGTACGCCCTGTATAATTACAGCAAAGCGGCCGAGTTGTACCTGCAAGCCTACAAAAAGAAAGCCACGCTGTACACCGCCGAGCGCCTGGCCAACTCATACCGCATGATGCGCGACTACAAGGAAGCCGAAAAATGGTATGCTACGGTGATTGGCATGCAAGGGAGCAAACCTGCAAACCTTTACACATATGCCGAAGTATTAAAAAACAATCTGAAATATGCTGAAGCCAAAGAGCAATACACCAAGTATTACAGCATAACACCCAATACGGATCTTAAACAGTTGAACTACTGGATGTCATCATGCGATTCAGCCATCAAATGGATGAAGAAACCGGTTGATGTGGATATACGCAATTTAAGCACGGTGAACACGCAGGAGTCGGACTGGGGTGCAGTTAAATATAATAATAACCTCGTTTTTACTTCGGATAGAACCGAAAAGGTGAAAGAGATAGAAAGCAAAAAAAAGCGCCCGTTAATATGGTTCGATACTAATACCAACCTTGATAAACGTATTTACGGTTGGACCGGTAATAAATACCTCAACCTGTATGAGCAACTGGCGGCCAATGGCTCAACCGATGCCGTTAAGCCGTTTACGTTTATTGCCGGTACCGATTATCACATCGGAGCCGCAAGTTTTACAGCGGATGGTACCGAAATGTACTTTACGCTTACCCGTTTGTTTAAAGAGAAGAAGGATACGGCTAAAATTAAAACAATAAACCTGGGCGTATACTCCAGCCATTTAGACCCTGCAACCAAGCAGTGGACTAAACCTGTGGCTTTTATTTACAACAAAGAAGACGAGTATTCTATTGGCGACCCCTTTATTATGCCCGATGGTAAAACGCTCTACTTTGTATCGAACATGCCAGGTGGCTTGGGTGGTACCGATATTTACTACTCTACGCGCGATGCCGGTGTGTGGGGACAACCGATTAACGTAAAGTCGGTAAACACTGCTGCTAACGAGCGTACGCCGTTTATTGATGCTGCCGGCAACATGTACCTATCAACCGATGGCGACAAAGGTATGGGGGGGGTAGATGTATTTAAAGCTTTGCGTAAAACTGATGGTTTTGATACCAAGCTTAATTTAGGCTACCCGGTTAATTCGGCGCAGGATGATTTTGCCTATGTGCTGAATGATGCTAATACAGGTTACTTTTCATCAAACCGTACTGGTGGCGTTGGCAGCGATGATATTTACAGTTTTGCTTACACCATTCCGGTAGCTTACAGGCTTGAGGGTATTGCTTACGATAAAAATACGCGCAAACCACTTAATAATACCCTGGTAACACTAATCTCAATTAAAGGGGCAACGGTAAATGTACAAACCAGTAGCAATGGCGAGTACGGCTTTACCATTTTTGCCAATGCTGATTATCAGTTGAAGGGCGAAAAGAAAGGCTACTTGACTGATAATCTGAAGCAATTTTCAACCGCGGGTTTAAGCCCTAACGAGGTGATGAAAAAAAACCTCTACTTAGATAAAATAGAACTACAGAAACCCATCAGGCTCGAGAATATCTATTACGATCTGGATAAGTGGTATATACGCGAAGATGCTGAGGTAGAGCTGAATAAGCTCATCAAGATCATGAAGGATAACCCTACACTGGTTATACAGCTTTCATCCCACACCGATAGCCGGGCCGATGATGATTACAACATGGACCTGTCTCGCAAGCGGGCAAATGCCGCAGTGGAGTATATTGTAACCGTTGGCGATATTGACGAAGACCGCCTGGTTGCCAGGGGATATGGAGAAACCCGCTTGTTAAACAAATGCAGCAATGGCGTTGAATGCAGTGAAGCCGCGCACCAGTTAAACCGTCGTACCGAGTTTGTGATATTGAAGTATTAG
- a CDS encoding PorP/SprF family type IX secretion system membrane protein: MKKFLTLILLLTAGRLFAQQDAQQSQYMFNGIYINPAYAGYKENLNVHSYFRSQWTGIEGSPKSMSLAVDAIANNGNVGLALQISHDKLGAQSNLSAYGNYAYRLRMNQDGSSRLALGFGVGFQQLGINGALLNPNDPEPNMPVGMQSTFVPDGRVGVFYSDNKYYAGISADNLISQYINVRNRGYIAQPKPHYYLTGGALFPVSEDVLFKPSVLLKDDAAGPTSLDLNAFVAFGERFWIGGSYRTGVKLYNKNHLQNDLSYLNSFVGAIEVFALENLRVGYAYDVSIGPLKGYSSGTHEISIGFYIKTQKTRMLTPRFF; the protein is encoded by the coding sequence ATGAAGAAATTTTTAACACTCATACTACTACTAACTGCCGGACGCTTATTTGCCCAGCAGGATGCCCAGCAAAGCCAGTATATGTTTAACGGCATATACATTAACCCGGCTTATGCAGGTTATAAAGAGAATTTAAACGTGCACAGCTACTTTCGCTCGCAGTGGACAGGTATTGAGGGTTCGCCCAAAAGTATGTCGCTGGCGGTGGATGCTATTGCCAATAACGGCAACGTGGGTTTGGCCTTGCAAATATCGCACGATAAGTTGGGTGCGCAGAGTAACCTGTCGGCTTATGGCAATTACGCCTACCGTTTACGCATGAACCAGGATGGTAGCTCGCGGCTGGCGTTAGGTTTTGGCGTTGGCTTTCAGCAATTGGGTATCAACGGCGCATTACTTAACCCTAACGATCCTGAACCCAACATGCCGGTAGGTATGCAAAGTACTTTTGTGCCCGATGGCAGGGTGGGGGTATTTTATTCGGATAATAAATACTACGCCGGTATATCGGCCGATAACTTGATCTCGCAGTACATTAACGTGCGTAACCGTGGTTATATAGCGCAGCCTAAGCCGCATTATTATTTAACAGGCGGTGCGTTGTTCCCCGTGTCGGAAGATGTGTTGTTTAAACCAAGTGTGTTGCTTAAAGATGATGCAGCCGGACCTACCAGTCTGGATTTGAACGCATTTGTTGCTTTTGGCGAGCGTTTTTGGATAGGTGGTTCGTACCGTACCGGCGTTAAGTTGTACAACAAAAATCACCTGCAAAACGATCTGAGTTATTTGAACTCGTTTGTTGGCGCTATTGAAGTGTTTGCTTTAGAAAACCTGCGTGTAGGTTATGCGTACGACGTATCAATTGGTCCATTGAAAGGATACAGTAGCGGCACGCACGAAATATCAATAGGTTTTTACATAAAAACACAAAAAACGCGGATGTTAACCCCAAGGTTCTTTTAA